One region of Oncorhynchus nerka isolate Pitt River linkage group LG22, Oner_Uvic_2.0, whole genome shotgun sequence genomic DNA includes:
- the LOC115105352 gene encoding RNA-binding protein Nova-1-like translates to MPQSAQKTEPVSILQPQTTVNPDRVKQAKLIVPNSTAGLIIGKGGATVKAVMEQSGAWVQLSQKPEGINLQERVVTISGEPEQNCKAVEIIVQKIQEDPQSSSCLNISYSNISGPVANSNPTGSPYANSAEVLPNAAAAAATASSLLGQAGLAGMGGFPGTMSSFSGNDLLAITSALNTLASYGYNTNTLGLGLNPAAASGVLAAVAASANPAAAAAANLLASYASDASGGSGHPAVGLGGFSLGSLAAATGASNGYLNASSPLMASSLLATEKLGDGAKDVVEIAVPENLVGAILGKGGKTLVEYQELTGARIQISKKGEFIPGTRNRKVTITGSPAATQAAQYLISQRITYEQGVRATNPQKVG, encoded by the exons ATGCCTCAGAGCGCCCAGAAAACAGAGCCAGTCAGCATACTACAACCACAGACCACTGTCAACCCCGACCGCGTCAAACAG GCTAAATTGATTGTGCCCAACAGCACGGCTGGGCTGATCATCGGTAAGGGCGGGGCCACGGTCAAGGCGGTGATGGAGCAGTCGGGTGCCTGGGTGCAGCTGTCCCAGAAGCCTGAAGGCATTAACCTGCAGGAGCGTGTGGTCACTATCAGCGGGGAACCCGAGCAGAACTGCAAAGCCGTGGAGATCATCGTGCAGAAGATCCAGGAGGACCCTCAGAGCAGCAGCTGCCTCAACATCAGCTACTCCAACATCTCAGGCCCCGTGGCCAACTCCAACCCCACCGGTTCCCCCTACGCCAACTCAGCCGAGGTCCTCCCCAACGCAGCCGCGGCTGCCGCCACTGCCTCCAGCCTTCTGGGCCAGGCCGGCCTGGCAGGAATGGGCGGCTTCCCGGGCACCATGTCCAGCTTCTCTGGCAATGACCTGCTGGCCATCACCTCAGCGCTCAACACTCTGGCCAGCTATGGCTACAACACCAACACCCTGGGTCTGGGCCTCAACCCCGCTGCCGCCTCTGGGGTCCTGGCCGCCGTGGCTGCTAGCGCTAACCCAGCCGCTGCTGCCGCCGCTAACCTCCTGGCCTCCTATGCCAGCGATGCCTCCGGCGGCTCCGGCCACCCCGCTGTCGGCCTGGGCGGCTTCTCCCTGGGCTCACTGGCTGCCGCCACAGGGGCCTCCAACGGTTACCTGAACGCCTCATCCCCACTGATGGCCTCTTCCCTGCTGGCCACAGAGAAGCTGGGAGACGGGGCCAAGGACGTGGTGGAGATTGCCGTGCCCGAGAATCTGGTGGGCGCCATCCTGGGGAAAGGTGGTAAAACGCTGGTGGAGTACCAGGAGCTGACAGGCGCCCGCATCCAGATCTCCAAAAAGGGAGAGTTCATCCCCGGCACGCGAAACCGTAAAGTTACCATAACAGGGTCGCCCGCGGCAACACAAGCTGCCCAGTATCTGATCAGCCAGCGGATCACGTATGAGCAGGGTGTGCGTGCCACCAACCCACAGAAGGTGGGCTAA